Proteins encoded in a region of the Sporocytophaga myxococcoides DSM 11118 genome:
- a CDS encoding GNAT family N-acetyltransferase translates to MDNFSITKATIKDSLVLSKLICELLRGFNQRSGSNFVIDAAKIEMTCKELLIRDNFAGFIAIDNKTNNAIGIITIAQATAIYNGGDFGVITELYVDETIRSKGIGKLLINAALGFAKTKNWKKVEVGAPNKDEWPRTIEFYKRNGFEEKGPKLRIAI, encoded by the coding sequence ATGGATAATTTCTCAATAACTAAAGCTACAATAAAGGACTCTCTTGTTCTTTCCAAATTAATCTGTGAATTATTAAGAGGCTTCAATCAAAGGAGTGGAAGTAATTTTGTCATTGATGCTGCAAAGATAGAAATGACATGTAAAGAATTATTGATCAGAGATAATTTTGCAGGATTCATTGCTATAGATAATAAGACAAATAACGCAATTGGTATAATAACAATTGCTCAGGCAACTGCAATATATAATGGAGGAGATTTCGGGGTAATAACAGAATTGTATGTTGATGAAACTATCAGAAGCAAGGGTATTGGAAAACTATTAATAAATGCTGCATTAGGGTTCGCTAAAACAAAGAACTGGAAGAAGGTGGAGGTGGGTGCACCTAACAAGGATGAATGGCCTAGAACAATTGAATTTTATAAAAGGAATGGATTTGAAGAAAAAGGGCCCAAGCTTAGAATTGCTATATGA
- a CDS encoding T9SS type A sorting domain-containing protein — protein MRLIYTIPLLLLLVSFQMRAQTTLNFSVTQNPSILTLNAGPNKSIANGQQAILGGSPSVSGGTSPYTYSWSPSLGLNQDNTSNPAASPVVSTVYTMTVTDSKGCSNSKSVTVTVNGVPVGIFNGYASSIKLFPNPTSGSLFISSDLIPGKDLKLEVFNSQGIPVYEDILYSSNGTLDADIDLPEDIKGLVMIKLSSNDLQVVHKIMVE, from the coding sequence ATGAGACTAATCTACACGATACCACTTCTTTTACTTCTGGTATCTTTTCAAATGAGGGCACAGACTACATTAAATTTTTCTGTTACTCAAAATCCCAGCATACTTACATTGAATGCCGGGCCAAATAAATCAATCGCCAATGGACAGCAGGCTATACTTGGAGGGTCGCCGAGTGTGAGTGGCGGTACTTCACCTTACACATACAGCTGGTCTCCTTCACTGGGCCTGAACCAGGATAACACATCAAATCCTGCTGCAAGTCCTGTAGTTTCTACAGTTTACACTATGACAGTGACAGACAGTAAAGGATGCAGCAATTCCAAAAGCGTAACAGTTACAGTCAACGGTGTACCTGTTGGAATCTTTAATGGATATGCTTCTTCAATCAAATTATTTCCAAATCCTACAAGTGGCTCCCTGTTTATATCTTCTGACCTCATTCCTGGGAAAGACCTTAAGCTAGAAGTTTTTAACTCGCAGGGTATTCCTGTTTATGAAGATATTCTTTACAGTTCTAATGGAACTCTGGATGCAGATATAGACCTCCCTGAAGATATCAAAGGTCTGGTCATGATCAAACTGTCCAGCAATGATTTGCAGGTAGTTCATAAAATAATGGTTGAATAG
- a CDS encoding sulfatase-like hydrolase/transferase, with amino-acid sequence MMQKIQLLSTALFLSAAALSPSFAQEEKIGEGKVSISWQESQPAYKTIYGGKKAPAGAPNVIWILIDDVGYGAASVFGGLVNTPNLDSLANNGLRYTNFHTTGICSPTRAALLTGRNSHSAHMGLFPSNSVRADYPGYDGKIPSEKATIAEVLNENGYATFQLGKWHLTPDEETTDAGPFTRWPSGKGFDHNYGFLGGATDQYKPDLVEDNEHIKPDGTHLNKLLADKAISYITRLKSKAPDKPFFIYWAPGATHAPHQVDKQWSDKYKGKFDAGWDIYREKVLANQKKLGTVPANATLSERNSLVKAWKDLPEEERKLFARFFEVYAGFLEYTDYEIGRVLNYLKETGQLENTAVFVSIGDNGASKEGTEYGVTTKTVAFGKDKVTRDEYRKLVLSEYDKIGTKDVITSANYPLGWAQATNTPFKYWKQDAFSEGGTHNPLIVFYPKGIKERGIRNQYAHITDIYPTTLKLVGLNLPEKVKNYAQAPLEGQELNSSFANPNAPTKHTQQYYTIAGSRAIYKDGWKAAAAHHPDYIDFAFFEGERKSIVSDPSKDVWELYNLNEDFNERNNLAAKYPEKLKELKELYESEAKKYNVYPLIDWDYAARIRMQQNAVVNDANIEKK; translated from the coding sequence ATGATGCAAAAGATACAACTATTATCAACTGCCTTATTCCTGTCAGCGGCAGCTTTGTCGCCTTCATTTGCACAGGAAGAAAAAATAGGTGAAGGTAAAGTTTCCATTTCATGGCAGGAGTCACAACCTGCTTATAAGACTATATACGGGGGGAAGAAAGCACCTGCTGGTGCACCCAATGTCATTTGGATCTTAATAGACGATGTCGGATATGGAGCTGCTAGTGTTTTCGGAGGATTAGTCAATACTCCAAACCTTGATAGTCTTGCTAATAATGGCCTTAGATATACCAATTTCCATACAACCGGTATTTGTTCGCCCACACGTGCCGCTCTATTAACAGGTAGAAACTCCCATTCTGCTCACATGGGATTATTTCCTAGTAATTCAGTAAGGGCTGATTATCCTGGATATGATGGTAAGATACCTAGCGAAAAGGCCACTATTGCGGAAGTGTTGAATGAAAACGGTTATGCTACTTTTCAATTAGGCAAGTGGCACTTAACACCAGATGAAGAAACAACAGATGCTGGACCCTTCACGCGTTGGCCTTCTGGAAAGGGATTTGATCATAACTACGGTTTTCTTGGCGGAGCTACTGACCAGTATAAACCTGATTTGGTTGAAGACAATGAACACATTAAACCAGATGGCACGCACTTGAATAAACTGCTTGCAGACAAAGCTATCAGCTACATTACAAGGTTAAAAAGCAAAGCACCTGATAAACCGTTTTTTATTTATTGGGCACCTGGGGCTACTCACGCTCCTCATCAGGTAGACAAGCAATGGAGTGATAAATATAAAGGCAAATTCGATGCAGGTTGGGATATATATCGTGAAAAGGTATTAGCTAATCAGAAGAAACTTGGTACAGTACCTGCGAATGCTACACTATCTGAACGTAACTCCCTGGTTAAAGCATGGAAAGACCTTCCGGAAGAGGAGCGTAAGCTATTCGCTCGTTTCTTTGAAGTATATGCAGGATTCCTGGAGTATACTGATTATGAAATCGGACGCGTGCTGAATTATTTAAAAGAAACAGGACAACTTGAAAATACCGCAGTATTTGTTTCAATTGGTGACAACGGCGCCAGTAAAGAAGGAACTGAATATGGTGTAACAACAAAAACTGTTGCTTTTGGCAAAGATAAAGTGACACGTGATGAATATAGAAAGCTTGTTCTAAGCGAGTATGATAAAATAGGAACAAAAGACGTCATCACTTCAGCCAACTATCCATTAGGGTGGGCACAGGCGACCAACACACCTTTTAAATACTGGAAGCAGGATGCTTTTTCGGAAGGTGGTACGCACAATCCTTTAATTGTCTTTTATCCAAAGGGAATCAAAGAAAGAGGAATCAGAAATCAGTATGCGCACATAACAGATATATATCCTACTACACTTAAACTGGTAGGACTGAACTTACCTGAGAAAGTAAAGAATTATGCACAGGCACCATTGGAAGGGCAAGAGCTAAATTCTTCTTTTGCAAATCCAAATGCTCCTACAAAACATACTCAGCAATACTATACTATAGCGGGTTCAAGAGCAATATATAAAGATGGCTGGAAAGCTGCCGCAGCACATCATCCTGATTATATCGATTTTGCTTTTTTCGAAGGAGAAAGAAAATCGATTGTTTCAGATCCTTCGAAAGATGTGTGGGAGTTGTATAATCTGAATGAAGATTTTAATGAACGAAATAATCTGGCCGCAAAATATCCAGAAAAGCTAAAGGAGTTGAAAGAGCTCTATGAAAGTGAAGCAAAGAAATACAATGTTTATCCTTTGATTGATTGGGATTATGCAGCAAGAATAAGAATGCAACAGAATGCTGTTGTGAATGATGCCAATATTGAAAAGAAATAG
- a CDS encoding arylsulfatase codes for MKPNKFKILASAGLLTLGFYANAQHSPTQPFQGKIGKTLSETKESRPQTQSKAPEGAPNIIWILIDDIGYGASTAFGGLIETPNFDRLANQGLRYTNFHTAAYCAPTRAALLTGRNTHSAHFGFFASTSYDTPGYDGYLPFEKATAAEILRENGYNTFAVGKYHLTHPSDATQAGPFNRWPTGRGFDHFYGFPPETGAGDQWHPILYRDTQREPEDSKGRHVNELFANEAINFIAGQKAAAPDKPFFLYFAPGAVHAPHQVSKEWIDKYKGKFDAGWDKYRETVLKNQIAKGVVPAGTTLPPANPGVKSWDKLSEDEKKVYLRHMEVYAGFLSQTDHEIGRIIDYVEKLGQLDNTLIALLIGDNGAEGGAKEFGKFITTSPDDTREQVLAQEVKNLDKLGTESSSALWPDGWAAATNTPFRFYKSYGNFEGGTHDPLILFYPKKIKDKGGIRNQYSYVNDILPTTIELAGVKVPTVINGYPQEPIEGTSLGYTIDPANKSVAERHNIQYQEMTGSHSLYKDGWKASFPHDRTKRIPASEERWYLYNVREDFNEQNDLAAKYPEKVKELAEAFEAEAWKYNVYPLKDDWAVKNQTAFGNSKKVVLYKDNFLSRSAAPKFYNDSYSITASAEVTPATQGVLFSFGNVLSGISFYVKDKKLAFAYNADGKLIEVKSEKEIPAGKVSLKAEVSYSNDGKNKAVSLFINGQEVGSKNLGKISNASSGYDGLEVGRDLGTTVTPAYKAPFAFSGKLNEVVLELIETPKLAEEPAK; via the coding sequence ATGAAACCAAATAAATTTAAAATACTTGCATCAGCAGGTTTGTTGACACTTGGATTTTATGCCAATGCACAGCACAGTCCAACACAACCGTTTCAAGGGAAGATAGGAAAAACACTTTCGGAAACTAAGGAGTCCAGGCCACAAACCCAATCAAAAGCTCCTGAGGGCGCTCCTAATATTATATGGATACTTATTGATGATATTGGATATGGAGCTTCTACTGCATTTGGTGGTTTAATCGAAACTCCTAATTTCGATCGTCTGGCCAATCAGGGATTGCGCTATACAAACTTCCACACTGCGGCTTACTGCGCTCCGACAAGAGCTGCATTGCTAACAGGAAGAAATACCCATTCAGCACACTTTGGGTTTTTCGCAAGTACCTCATATGATACTCCAGGCTATGACGGATACTTACCTTTCGAAAAAGCAACTGCAGCAGAAATACTTCGTGAAAACGGATACAATACATTTGCTGTTGGTAAATACCATTTAACCCATCCATCTGATGCTACTCAGGCAGGTCCGTTCAATCGCTGGCCTACAGGTCGAGGCTTTGATCACTTCTATGGTTTTCCTCCTGAAACAGGAGCCGGAGATCAGTGGCATCCAATCCTTTACCGTGATACACAAAGGGAACCGGAAGATTCAAAGGGAAGACATGTAAACGAATTGTTTGCCAATGAAGCCATTAATTTTATTGCTGGCCAGAAAGCAGCAGCTCCTGATAAGCCATTCTTCCTTTACTTTGCTCCGGGTGCGGTTCATGCTCCTCATCAGGTTTCCAAAGAATGGATTGACAAATATAAAGGAAAGTTTGATGCTGGTTGGGATAAATACAGAGAAACTGTATTAAAGAATCAAATAGCAAAAGGTGTTGTTCCAGCAGGTACTACATTGCCTCCGGCAAACCCAGGTGTAAAGTCATGGGATAAATTATCCGAAGATGAGAAAAAAGTTTACCTGCGTCATATGGAAGTATATGCAGGCTTCCTTTCCCAGACAGATCACGAGATCGGTCGAATCATTGACTATGTCGAGAAACTTGGTCAGCTTGATAACACACTTATAGCTTTACTTATTGGTGACAATGGGGCAGAAGGTGGTGCAAAAGAATTTGGAAAGTTTATCACTACAAGCCCTGATGATACTCGAGAACAGGTATTGGCTCAGGAAGTGAAAAACCTGGACAAACTGGGTACTGAAAGTTCTTCGGCTCTATGGCCTGATGGATGGGCGGCAGCAACGAACACACCATTCCGTTTTTATAAGAGTTATGGAAACTTTGAAGGCGGTACTCATGATCCTTTAATTCTCTTTTATCCTAAAAAGATTAAAGATAAAGGTGGTATTCGTAATCAATATTCTTATGTAAACGATATTCTCCCTACTACAATTGAACTTGCCGGAGTAAAAGTACCGACAGTCATTAATGGTTATCCTCAGGAACCAATCGAAGGTACAAGTCTTGGCTATACCATCGACCCTGCAAATAAAAGTGTCGCAGAAAGACATAACATTCAATATCAGGAAATGACAGGCTCTCATAGTCTTTATAAAGATGGTTGGAAGGCTTCATTCCCACATGACCGCACAAAAAGAATTCCTGCATCTGAAGAGAGATGGTATTTGTATAATGTACGCGAAGATTTCAATGAGCAGAATGATCTTGCAGCTAAATACCCTGAAAAGGTGAAAGAACTTGCAGAAGCTTTTGAAGCAGAAGCATGGAAGTACAATGTGTATCCGTTAAAAGATGATTGGGCTGTGAAGAACCAAACTGCTTTTGGCAATTCTAAAAAAGTAGTTCTTTACAAAGATAACTTCTTGTCCAGAAGTGCAGCGCCAAAGTTCTATAATGACTCATATTCTATAACTGCCAGTGCTGAAGTAACTCCTGCTACTCAAGGAGTATTGTTCTCTTTTGGAAATGTATTGTCAGGAATAAGTTTTTATGTTAAAGATAAAAAACTGGCCTTTGCTTACAATGCTGATGGAAAGTTGATCGAAGTCAAATCTGAGAAAGAAATTCCTGCAGGAAAAGTATCTTTAAAGGCAGAGGTTTCTTATAGCAATGATGGAAAGAATAAAGCAGTCTCTTTATTTATCAATGGTCAAGAAGTAGGTTCAAAAAATCTTGGAAAGATAAGTAATGCAAGTAGCGGCTATGATGGACTGGAAGTAGGAAGAGATCTGGGAACAACGGTTACTCCTGCTTATAAAGCTCCATTCGCATTTAGCGGAAAGTTAAACGAAGTTGTGCTTGAATTAATTGAAACTCCTAAGCTAGCAGAAGAGCCAGCAAAATAA
- a CDS encoding arylsulfatase — MKKQILLSSMLMLGTLTSQGQQTQEWKGKVAKNASESLPYKLEFNKAAPEGAPNVVLILLDDVGYGAISTFGGLINTPNLDTLANNGLRYTNFHTTGICSPTRAALLTGRNHHSVGMGLFPPPFIYADFPGYNGYIQPENGTVAEVLQANGYSTYQVGKWHLTPGSEYSDLGPFLRWPSGKGFDHNLSFLGGATDQYKLDLVEDNQHVKTDGSHLNKLLTDKSINYITKQKALAPNKPFFLYYATGAAHAPHQVAKEWSDKYKGKFDTGWDAYRETVFANQKKLGVIPANAKLPDRNNFLHAWKDLSPEEKKVNARFMEVYAGFLEYTDYEIGRLISHLKTTGQFDNTAFFVIVGDNGASKEGTEYGVTTQNPNVTSGVTNALTREDYKKFIQSEYDKIGGKEVISSANYPLGWAQATNTPFKLWKQDANAEGGTHNPLIFSYPKAISEKGGIRNQYGHVIDIYPTILELSGVQQPEKIKNVAQKPLHGNSLAYAIKDKNAPSTHTQQYYTIFGNRAIVKDGWKASAAHHPNPLDLASYLGETKPVYVNNVENDVWELYNLNEDFNERNDLAKKFPEKLKELKALYDQEAAKYNIYPLIDIEYYIKQNIKTTAEQKK, encoded by the coding sequence ATGAAAAAACAAATACTACTTTCTTCCATGCTTATGCTTGGGACGCTTACTTCCCAAGGGCAACAGACACAGGAGTGGAAGGGCAAGGTTGCCAAGAATGCTTCCGAGTCTTTACCGTATAAACTTGAGTTTAACAAGGCTGCACCAGAGGGGGCCCCTAATGTTGTTCTGATCCTTTTAGATGATGTGGGTTATGGAGCTATCAGTACTTTCGGAGGGCTGATCAACACTCCCAACCTGGATACATTGGCTAACAATGGTCTTCGATATACAAATTTTCATACTACAGGAATCTGTTCGCCCACACGTGCTGCCTTACTAACAGGCCGTAATCATCATTCTGTAGGTATGGGATTATTTCCACCTCCATTTATTTATGCTGATTTCCCAGGCTATAACGGATATATTCAACCTGAGAATGGAACTGTAGCAGAAGTTTTGCAGGCAAATGGATATAGTACTTATCAGGTTGGCAAATGGCACTTAACACCAGGCTCTGAATATTCTGATCTTGGACCTTTTCTGAGATGGCCATCTGGTAAGGGCTTTGATCATAATTTGAGTTTTCTTGGTGGAGCAACTGACCAATATAAATTAGATCTTGTAGAAGATAACCAGCATGTGAAGACCGATGGAAGTCATTTAAATAAATTGCTTACTGATAAATCCATCAATTACATCACGAAACAAAAAGCTTTAGCTCCTAATAAACCATTCTTCCTGTATTACGCAACAGGAGCGGCTCATGCACCACATCAGGTAGCTAAGGAATGGAGTGATAAATACAAAGGGAAATTTGATACAGGTTGGGATGCTTATAGAGAAACTGTTTTCGCCAATCAGAAGAAGTTAGGCGTAATTCCAGCCAATGCTAAATTACCTGATAGAAACAATTTCCTACATGCATGGAAAGATCTTTCACCTGAAGAAAAAAAGGTGAATGCCAGATTCATGGAAGTTTATGCAGGTTTCCTTGAATACACAGACTATGAAATCGGTCGCTTAATTTCACATTTGAAAACTACCGGACAGTTTGATAACACTGCTTTCTTTGTCATCGTGGGAGATAATGGGGCAAGTAAAGAAGGAACGGAATATGGAGTAACCACTCAAAACCCTAATGTAACTTCAGGCGTGACCAATGCTTTGACCCGTGAAGATTACAAAAAGTTTATCCAAAGCGAATACGATAAAATTGGTGGTAAAGAAGTGATCTCTTCTGCTAACTATCCTTTAGGATGGGCTCAAGCGACTAATACACCATTTAAATTATGGAAACAAGATGCGAATGCTGAAGGGGGTACACACAATCCTTTGATCTTCTCTTATCCTAAAGCTATTAGTGAAAAAGGTGGAATCCGTAATCAATACGGGCATGTGATTGATATCTATCCAACTATTCTTGAGCTATCAGGGGTTCAACAGCCGGAGAAAATTAAGAATGTTGCTCAGAAGCCTTTACATGGGAACAGCTTGGCTTATGCTATTAAAGACAAGAATGCTCCGAGCACACATACGCAACAGTACTATACAATATTCGGAAACAGAGCAATAGTAAAAGATGGCTGGAAAGCCTCTGCGGCACATCATCCTAATCCATTGGATCTTGCTTCATATCTGGGAGAAACCAAACCTGTTTATGTAAACAATGTAGAAAATGATGTTTGGGAATTATATAATCTGAACGAGGACTTCAACGAGCGTAATGATTTAGCAAAGAAATTTCCTGAAAAGTTAAAAGAGCTGAAGGCCCTGTATGATCAGGAAGCTGCGAAATATAATATCTATCCTCTGATTGATATTGAGTATTATATCAAGCAAAACATCAAAACTACAGCAGAACAGAAAAAATAA
- a CDS encoding M48 family metallopeptidase, with the protein MEILYPKGPEFVPENLTKPTSKYKLHAWLALGGLCVFVLLYFWLIYFFASTSVKSFMNVGTGSNPFLNLIVGVVMAFLALFLTKALFFIKRFDKGDDFEITAKQEPELFKFINEVADNAGAPRPHRVYLSPRVNASVFYDLSVINLVFPTKKNLEIGLGLVNSLTLNEFKAVLAHEFGHFAQKTMAVGRWVYISRQIASHIVGARDWFDKLIKGISSVDLRIAWIGWLLSIFVWAIRSLMDTLFTIVILAERALSREMEFNADLLAVSLTGSDAIVNGLYKLEAADNAWDQSVQYGVDALYEGKAVSDVFNLQKYFIKKIGIIIDKPEYGNPPVIENSSSQRIFKKHLASPPKMWSTHPSGFEREENAKRIYIDAPKDERSSWILFKDAEELKQKMTKHLYKNIVIKDKQIVEISNEQAIGEIDKRYDKVFYNPKYRGYYLKCPLTRDVEKVDELYSNQYKNEEIGELLKDLYPESLKQELELFESRNEEIVMLQALYDKVYDAPGGVILHEGKEIKRKDLPELISHLKKEVKNQQQKFLKYNQKLRSLHFNIGESFDSSWGGYLKGLINLIHYAEHSIAIIADYKRVFNNTLRVILADGNVSSSEMNRLLSDARNITKSLEVVYNNTSSVNPGALVLARMNVESWSSLLEEFKLGYANNENINGWIGVVDSWINLAINSLEKLKDAALEELIDAEEKLTLAYKTSINPGAAPSVSSISYEYPSLLNGNESKVELKLNLWDKFYSADGLLPTIARFSVAASIIGIAFFAGNSVTDTDLIIYNGLSTPVSVNIADESIRLEPMSNKTVTISVDGTFTIESRKEDGTLIEKFEQELDSERGTFVYNIASAAGMQEWTIYYTTNNALVPHNGPQQHIIGAPRWFKSDADYLFKEAPESIEMKGSIATKSILMATVNPSTVLALAKDRIDSLNLIRNHILWDDSKSQNIVTWLSLVSNMKDGDTLLASRLKRNKNEVITLRSMQDVVSEVQAKKVCRDCEERYKKNPENADLYYLAIRCMQDGPEQDKAFINGYQKWPDNAWLSLAGGYALTSQENWSLAEKALRNAIEKEPSLNNVCVDIARIHKLNHNKRGENTWNSDYLNYLDQLESGTLTDSVSLIYINLAKGNLNEALKVSGRSGDNRSFALRLVAASDGASEDIVQEFLNLTPEEGLNMNSITPSIGLLARKGKDINPYMSILRTYSRSDFAKFDAFVKSLQSGATPENSEEIIKGLSIQMKGHAYVLGAVYLGDKSPKSWKEKADKMLFITERPYFVY; encoded by the coding sequence ATGGAAATACTTTATCCTAAAGGCCCGGAGTTTGTGCCTGAGAATCTCACCAAACCGACTTCTAAGTATAAGCTTCATGCATGGCTGGCGCTAGGAGGTTTATGCGTATTTGTATTGCTTTATTTTTGGCTTATTTACTTTTTTGCATCTACTTCAGTAAAGTCTTTCATGAATGTTGGCACAGGAAGTAATCCCTTCCTGAATTTAATTGTAGGAGTGGTTATGGCATTTCTTGCACTCTTTTTAACCAAAGCCTTATTTTTTATTAAAAGATTTGATAAAGGAGATGATTTTGAAATAACAGCAAAGCAGGAACCTGAGCTATTTAAATTTATTAATGAGGTAGCCGATAATGCAGGAGCTCCCAGGCCCCATCGTGTATATTTATCGCCAAGAGTAAATGCTTCGGTTTTTTATGATCTTTCAGTTATCAATCTTGTATTTCCAACCAAAAAAAATCTTGAAATAGGTTTAGGACTTGTGAATTCGCTTACTCTCAATGAATTTAAAGCCGTACTGGCACATGAGTTCGGACATTTTGCCCAAAAGACAATGGCCGTGGGCAGGTGGGTTTATATATCCAGGCAGATAGCTTCTCACATAGTTGGAGCCAGAGATTGGTTTGATAAATTGATTAAAGGAATTTCAAGTGTAGACCTCAGAATAGCATGGATAGGATGGCTCTTAAGTATCTTTGTATGGGCGATAAGATCTTTGATGGATACTTTGTTCACTATTGTGATATTAGCTGAAAGAGCACTTTCCAGAGAAATGGAATTTAACGCAGATCTGCTTGCCGTATCATTAACAGGGAGTGATGCAATTGTAAATGGTTTATACAAACTTGAAGCTGCTGATAACGCATGGGATCAGTCGGTTCAATATGGTGTAGATGCCTTGTATGAAGGAAAGGCCGTTTCAGATGTATTTAACCTTCAGAAATATTTCATAAAAAAGATTGGTATCATTATCGATAAACCAGAGTATGGAAATCCACCGGTAATCGAAAATTCTTCCTCTCAGAGGATTTTCAAGAAACATCTTGCGAGTCCACCTAAAATGTGGTCTACGCACCCTTCAGGTTTTGAAAGGGAGGAAAATGCTAAACGAATTTATATTGATGCTCCTAAAGATGAACGCAGCTCCTGGATATTATTTAAAGATGCTGAAGAGCTTAAGCAGAAGATGACCAAGCATCTTTACAAAAATATTGTTATTAAAGATAAACAAATAGTAGAAATTAGCAATGAGCAAGCCATTGGGGAGATTGATAAAAGATATGATAAGGTTTTCTATAATCCTAAATACAGAGGGTATTATCTGAAATGTCCGCTTACAAGGGACGTTGAAAAGGTTGATGAGCTTTATTCTAATCAATATAAAAATGAAGAGATTGGTGAACTTCTGAAAGACTTGTATCCTGAGTCATTAAAGCAGGAACTTGAGTTGTTTGAAAGCAGAAACGAAGAAATAGTAATGCTTCAGGCATTATATGATAAAGTATATGATGCTCCCGGAGGTGTAATATTGCATGAAGGCAAAGAGATAAAAAGAAAAGATCTTCCGGAATTAATTTCCCATCTAAAAAAAGAAGTTAAAAATCAGCAACAAAAATTTCTGAAATACAATCAGAAACTAAGATCACTACATTTTAACATAGGTGAAAGTTTTGACAGCTCGTGGGGGGGCTATTTGAAGGGACTTATAAATCTCATACATTATGCAGAACATTCCATTGCAATCATAGCGGATTACAAAAGAGTATTTAACAACACTCTCAGAGTAATTCTTGCAGATGGAAATGTTTCATCTTCGGAAATGAACAGATTATTGAGCGATGCCAGGAATATAACCAAATCCCTTGAAGTAGTTTATAATAACACATCAAGCGTAAATCCCGGAGCTTTGGTACTTGCAAGAATGAACGTAGAAAGCTGGTCATCTTTACTTGAAGAATTTAAATTAGGGTATGCTAATAATGAAAATATCAATGGCTGGATAGGTGTGGTAGATAGTTGGATTAATCTTGCAATTAACAGTCTGGAAAAGCTGAAAGATGCAGCATTGGAAGAACTGATTGATGCTGAAGAAAAGCTTACTCTGGCTTATAAGACATCTATCAACCCTGGCGCTGCTCCTTCTGTTTCCAGTATATCTTATGAATATCCTTCTCTATTGAATGGCAATGAAAGTAAAGTAGAGCTTAAACTGAATTTGTGGGATAAATTTTATTCTGCCGATGGGTTGTTACCTACTATAGCCAGATTTTCAGTTGCAGCATCCATTATAGGTATAGCATTTTTTGCAGGAAATTCTGTGACCGACACTGATCTGATCATATACAACGGCTTATCAACACCAGTATCAGTAAACATTGCAGATGAAAGTATAAGGTTGGAGCCAATGTCCAATAAAACAGTTACTATATCAGTGGATGGTACATTTACAATAGAATCAAGAAAAGAGGACGGTACTCTGATTGAAAAATTCGAGCAAGAACTCGATAGTGAGAGAGGGACCTTTGTATACAATATTGCGTCTGCAGCAGGGATGCAGGAATGGACTATCTACTACACGACGAACAATGCACTTGTTCCTCATAATGGACCTCAACAACACATAATAGGAGCCCCAAGGTGGTTCAAGTCCGATGCAGATTATTTGTTTAAAGAGGCTCCGGAATCTATTGAAATGAAAGGATCTATTGCCACAAAATCGATACTAATGGCAACTGTAAATCCTTCAACAGTATTGGCTTTAGCTAAAGACAGAATAGATAGCTTAAATCTGATCAGAAATCATATACTCTGGGACGATAGTAAATCTCAGAATATTGTCACTTGGTTGTCTTTAGTTTCTAATATGAAAGATGGTGATACCTTACTTGCTTCCAGATTAAAGAGAAACAAAAATGAAGTAATCACTCTCAGAAGCATGCAGGATGTAGTGTCTGAGGTTCAGGCTAAAAAGGTTTGTCGTGACTGTGAGGAAAGGTATAAGAAAAATCCTGAAAATGCAGATCTGTATTACCTGGCAATACGCTGCATGCAAGATGGGCCTGAACAAGACAAAGCATTTATAAATGGTTATCAGAAATGGCCTGACAATGCATGGCTTTCTTTGGCAGGGGGATATGCTTTGACAAGTCAGGAGAATTGGTCGCTTGCAGAAAAGGCCTTGAGAAATGCGATAGAAAAAGAGCCCTCCCTAAATAATGTTTGCGTGGATATTGCGCGAATACACAAGCTGAATCATAATAAGCGGGGTGAGAATACATGGAATTCTGATTACCTGAATTATTTAGACCAGTTGGAGTCAGGAACATTGACAGACTCTGTATCTTTAATTTATATTAATTTGGCTAAAGGTAATCTCAATGAAGCATTGAAAGTATCAGGCAGAAGCGGAGATAATCGATCTTTTGCTCTAAGGCTGGTAGCTGCATCAGACGGGGCTTCCGAAGACATTGTTCAAGAGTTTCTGAATTTAACTCCAGAAGAAGGCTTAAACATGAATAGCATAACTCCGAGTATTGGATTATTAGCAAGAAAAGGAAAAGATATTAATCCTTATATGTCTATTCTGCGCACATACTCACGATCTGATTTTGCAAAGTTTGACGCATTTGTGAAATCGCTTCAAAGTGGAGCTACTCCTGAGAATTCAGAAGAAATAATCAAAGGGTTATCTATTCAAATGAAAGGACATGCCTATGTTTTAGGTGCAGTTTATTTGGGTGATAAATCACCTAAAAGCTGGAAGGAAAAAGCTGACAAGATGTTATTTATTACAGAAAGGCCTTATTTTGTTTATTAG